The nucleotide sequence CGCCTAACGGATCGAGCGGCGGTGCGGGCACGGCCAGCTCGCCCTGGAATCTGACGACGGCGCTGGCTGGCGCCGGTGGCCGGATCCATCCGGGCGACACGGTGTGGATGCGCGCCGGTACCTACGGGAGCGGCGGCTACAACCAATACACCAGCACCCTCACCGGAACGGCGAGCGCACCGATCATCGTGCGTCAGTATCCCGGCGAGCGTGCGACCATCAACGGCTTCATGACCGTGAACGGCGGCTACACCACGTTCTGGGGCATGGAGTTCATGGACTCCGATCCGTTGCGCATCTCGCATCAGTCCGGATCCTTCGCCACGGACATTCCCCGCGCCAACTACCAGGTGACGGTGAATGGGCCGGGCACAAAGTTCGTCAACGTCGTGGTGCATGACCTCGGGAACGGTCTCGCCGCCTGGGAGTCCGCCACCAACGCCGAAGTCTACGGATCGCTGTTCTACAACAACGGCTGGCAGGGCACTGATCGCGCCCACGGACACGGACTCTACATTCAGAATCTGAGTGGAACGAAGTTGCTGCAGGACAATATTGTGTTCGACAACTTCGATTACGGCATCCAGATCTATTCGCAATCGACGCACATCAACAACATCACGCTGGACGGCAACATCGCGTTCAACAACGGCACCCTCGGCACCTCCGAAGCGCAGGACATCGTCGCCGGCGGCACCGAGAACGGCATGCAGAACTTCGTCGCGACCGGCAACATGACCTACCGGAATGACCGCTGGAAGACGGCCAAATTCGGTCTCGACTATGGCGTACCCAGCTCCAACGGCCGCATCACGGGCAACTACTTCGGCGGAATGGTGCAGTTGCAGAACTGGAGCTCGTTGACATTCACCGGGAACACGCTGATCGGTGGCACGCCGCAAGTCGTCGCGATCGAGCTGATGAGCGGACAGTCATTCTCCTCGTACTCGATGACCGCGCAGCAGTATTTCGAGCCTGGTTCACTGGGCATCTCGCAGCCGTTCGGCACGGTGACCGCCACAGCCGGCGGCAACGGCTACACATTCAGCGATTGGCAGCGAGTCACCGGACGCGATGCCGGAAGCTCCTTCGATGCAGGATCGCCGAGCGGCCAGAAGATTGTGGTCGAGCCGAACAAGTACGAATCCGGTCGCGCCAACATCGCCGTGTACAATTGGAGCCATGGCGGTGCGGCGTCCGTCGACCTCTCGAGCGTTCTCAAGCCGGGCGACCAATTCGAAGTCCGTAACGCACAGAACTTCTACGGCGCACCCGCGTACAGCGGCACGTACGCCGGCGGGACGGTCAGCATCCCGCTGCCCAGCGTGGCACCGGTTGCGGCAATTGGTGGTTCGCCGACCGCTCCGTTGATGACAGCGCCAACGTTCTACGCATTCGTGGTGCTCAGGACGTCGTGACGCTCGCTCGATAAGAAACAGAGTCGTCCCGTTAGGAAACGTGCAAACGAAACGTCCCGGGCGCATCCGCTGGTTGCGGTGCCGCCCGGGACGTTTTTTTTTGGCTGCGCTCGCGTCAGACCGGGATGCGCTTTCCGCGTGCGATGCATCGGTACGCCTCACGGAGACGCTGTCCAAGCGTCTCCAACCCGCTTTCGTCGATCACTCGTTGACGACCGGCAGAACCGAGGCGACGACGGAGCTCGGGCGACTTCGCCAACTGGAGAACACAGTCCACCAGTGCGTCCTCGTCCCCGACTGGAACGTGAAAGCCGGTGTGACCGTCGCGTACGACATCGACGGTGCCGCCCGCGGCCGTAGCGACGACCGGAAGCGCAGCCGTCATCGCTTCCAGGACCACATTGGGAAATCCTTCGTGATCGGAGGACGATACGTAGATGTCGGCCTTGCCTAACTGGGCCGGAACGTCGGAGCGCTCGCCCAGCATCTCGAGTCCGTCCGGGAGAAGGCCGAGTTCCGCGGCCTGGCGTGACAGTTCCGCGCGCAATTGGCCGTCGCCGATCAGAACGCCCCGCAATCCGGGAATAGCCTGGCGAGCACGCGCAAGGACACGGAGCCAGACGTCGAATCGCTTGGCCGCGATCAAACGGCCCACCCCGAGCAGGACGACATCGCCCGTTGCCGGAGCTGCGCGGCGACCCGCCAAGGAAGCTAGCTCATCGAATTGCGGGACATCGATCGCGTTGGCCACCATTCGCACACGCGCCGGATGGGCACCAAATGCGAGAGCGGCGCGGCACCCCGCGCTCGAATTGGCGATCAGCCCATGCGGGGCGCGAGCCAACCACGGCGTCCACCGGCCGTTCTCGCTTTGCTCGAGCGTGCCGTCGCTGCGTAGCGTTCCGACGGAAAGCGCGCGGGTCCCGAGCGCTGTCGTCGCGGCGTAAAGGTTGGCGAAAAAGTGCGTGCTTTGGACGATGTGCGGCCGAAACCGGCGCGCCTCTGCTCGCAGCGCCGAGATTCGCTTGGCGCGACCGTGTCGCTCGCCGATCCACACGGGCGAGAATCCCGCATTGCGAACATCGGCCTCGAACGGCTCGCCGCGCGTGAGGGCGTACAGCCGTACCTCGGCGCCGCTGTCGCGGAGCGCTCGCGCCCAATAGAGCAGCTGTTTTTCTGCTCCGCCTCGCACCATGCTGCCGACGACCAGTGCGACACGGAGCCGCTCACTCCGCATGACCGAGGCGAGGCGTCAAGGCTCTGCGAAGGCGGTTCGCCTGTTCGGCCGGCATCAACTGGCGGAGAATCGCGACGATCTGAACTCGTTCCATCTCTGCATACACGCCGGCGACGAGAAACCAGAGTCCCTTCGATTGAAATTCCGTTACGGCGAACGAGATCGCGAGCACCGCTGTAACGAGCAGCCCGAGATGAAAGAGCCGTCGTTGTCGGCTACGCCATCCGACTACGGTAAAGGAGAGTAGGAACGCACTGAGAAGCACACCGCCCGGTATACCGTTCTCGGCGAACGTCTTTACCCATGCCGAATGCGCTTGCTTGTATTCGCCGGCAGCAAAGCCCGACTGTCCGCTCAACAGCGGCAACTGCTCCCACGTTTTTGCGAACCCGCCAGTGCCGACGCCAAGCGGATGCTGGCGGGAGATGTAGAGGCCGCCGATCAGTAGATCAGACCGGCCGCTCGTGCGGCCCGCCGCACTCCACTGGCTGCTGAAAAGTTTGTTCACGCGAA is from Gemmatimonadaceae bacterium and encodes:
- a CDS encoding glycosyltransferase, translated to MRSERLRVALVVGSMVRGGAEKQLLYWARALRDSGAEVRLYALTRGEPFEADVRNAGFSPVWIGERHGRAKRISALRAEARRFRPHIVQSTHFFANLYAATTALGTRALSVGTLRSDGTLEQSENGRWTPWLARAPHGLIANSSAGCRAALAFGAHPARVRMVANAIDVPQFDELASLAGRRAAPATGDVVLLGVGRLIAAKRFDVWLRVLARARQAIPGLRGVLIGDGQLRAELSRQAAELGLLPDGLEMLGERSDVPAQLGKADIYVSSSDHEGFPNVVLEAMTAALPVVATAAGGTVDVVRDGHTGFHVPVGDEDALVDCVLQLAKSPELRRRLGSAGRQRVIDESGLETLGQRLREAYRCIARGKRIPV
- a CDS encoding right-handed parallel beta-helix repeat-containing protein → PNGSSGGAGTASSPWNLTTALAGAGGRIHPGDTVWMRAGTYGSGGYNQYTSTLTGTASAPIIVRQYPGERATINGFMTVNGGYTTFWGMEFMDSDPLRISHQSGSFATDIPRANYQVTVNGPGTKFVNVVVHDLGNGLAAWESATNAEVYGSLFYNNGWQGTDRAHGHGLYIQNLSGTKLLQDNIVFDNFDYGIQIYSQSTHINNITLDGNIAFNNGTLGTSEAQDIVAGGTENGMQNFVATGNMTYRNDRWKTAKFGLDYGVPSSNGRITGNYFGGMVQLQNWSSLTFTGNTLIGGTPQVVAIELMSGQSFSSYSMTAQQYFEPGSLGISQPFGTVTATAGGNGYTFSDWQRVTGRDAGSSFDAGSPSGQKIVVEPNKYESGRANIAVYNWSHGGAASVDLSSVLKPGDQFEVRNAQNFYGAPAYSGTYAGGTVSIPLPSVAPVAAIGGSPTAPLMTAPTFYAFVVLRTS